In Prosthecobacter vanneervenii, one DNA window encodes the following:
- a CDS encoding rhomboid family intramembrane serine protease yields the protein MFDSWLPESKDHLPLTWWKTHPVYLAAIIALVGVGSIILTSLLGTAGAHWLVYTYHNAFVEGRFWTLFTYVLFNIPDIWVVLGCYMLWNFGEALERHLGRRSFVKLLVLLWLTPPLLATLMGLVGFKGPMSFGMVFGMPFAAGIQMLEFGVFNAFAALYPRAKISMIVITIDAWQLAAIFNVIYALQHILVRDWPGLFILLGCIAVAWVFIRYETGALSLPSLPRRAPKTTRPAQKAAKAAPKSNTPTVDDILDKISHHGMQSLTAEERRILDKASEEMKRRAD from the coding sequence ATGTTTGACTCCTGGCTCCCAGAATCCAAAGACCACCTGCCGCTCACATGGTGGAAGACGCACCCCGTTTACCTCGCGGCCATCATCGCGCTCGTGGGGGTGGGAAGCATTATCCTAACCTCCCTTCTGGGGACCGCAGGGGCCCACTGGCTCGTTTACACCTACCACAATGCGTTCGTCGAAGGACGGTTCTGGACCCTCTTCACCTATGTCCTCTTCAACATACCGGACATTTGGGTCGTGCTGGGTTGCTACATGCTTTGGAATTTTGGCGAGGCTCTGGAACGGCACCTCGGCAGGCGCTCTTTTGTCAAGCTCCTGGTGCTCCTGTGGCTCACACCTCCCCTTCTGGCTACACTGATGGGCCTAGTCGGCTTCAAGGGCCCCATGAGTTTCGGCATGGTGTTTGGAATGCCTTTTGCCGCCGGGATTCAAATGCTCGAATTCGGCGTTTTCAACGCTTTCGCCGCACTCTATCCGCGCGCCAAAATCTCCATGATCGTGATCACGATCGATGCCTGGCAGCTGGCGGCCATCTTCAACGTCATCTACGCCCTACAGCATATCCTGGTGCGCGACTGGCCTGGTCTGTTCATCCTTTTGGGCTGTATCGCCGTCGCATGGGTTTTCATCCGCTACGAAACCGGCGCACTCAGTCTCCCCTCCCTGCCCAGACGCGCCCCGAAGACCACCCGGCCCGCGCAGAAGGCCGCCAAGGCCGCGCCCAAAAGCAACACCCCCACCGTCGATGACATCCTCGACAAAATCAGCCACCACGGCATGCAGAGCCTCACCGCCGAAGAACGCCGCATCCTGGACAAGGCGAGTGAGGAGATGAAACGCCGGGCAGACTGA